One Puniceicoccaceae bacterium genomic region harbors:
- a CDS encoding NUDIX hydrolase, whose protein sequence is MQPETEGFLLKFRKRFDSQPMMQILSRQMQHEPHIWKKTASTLHADCRIFKIQKVRFQHELRATSGDFYVMDTPDWVHVVALTPDQQIVMVKQFRFGTENLSWEIPGGLMEPGESPVEAGLRELREETGYVGSSCECMASIAPNPAIQNNRCHFVLVRDAVPQEKLDWDEHEEILTQTLSLETADSWARDGTIFHSLSITALFFLQRFC, encoded by the coding sequence ATGCAACCTGAGACTGAAGGATTCTTGCTGAAATTCCGAAAGCGCTTTGACTCGCAACCCATGATGCAAATACTCAGCAGGCAAATGCAGCACGAACCCCACATCTGGAAAAAAACGGCGAGCACCCTGCACGCCGATTGTCGAATCTTCAAAATCCAAAAAGTTCGATTTCAGCATGAACTTCGGGCGACCAGTGGTGATTTTTATGTGATGGACACTCCGGACTGGGTACACGTCGTTGCTCTCACTCCTGATCAGCAGATCGTGATGGTGAAGCAGTTTCGCTTTGGCACTGAAAATCTCTCATGGGAAATTCCGGGAGGACTGATGGAGCCGGGAGAAAGTCCAGTGGAAGCAGGTCTGCGTGAACTACGCGAAGAAACCGGATACGTGGGTTCGTCCTGTGAATGCATGGCGAGCATCGCTCCAAACCCGGCAATTCAAAACAATCGCTGCCATTTTGTATTGGTTCGAGACGCCGTCCCACAGGAGAAATTGGACTGGGATGAGCACGAGGAAATATTGACCCAAACCCTCTCACTTGAAACTGCCGACAGCTGGGCACGGGACGGAACCATTTTTCATTCGCTGAGCATCACCGCCCTGTTCTTTCTGCAGCGCTTTTGCTGA
- a CDS encoding tetratricopeptide repeat protein, whose translation MAIQSRATVMRITILLGCSLAGQASATTFNQRFAVARESFLQQHHQQAVEQFQALEVEFAREPEFRDSRFQQVMLPMYGVSALFSGQPEMAVQVLNRYLDCCYEAQPQEALILIALIQATRQAREEGDLDALYRRFLDDFPQHPERSLMRFERMITLLSQEREAEALEELRQIESEPGSADLKARARVAALQHHLNRAQWEQGATLLFERQWKMDDLPEQAVLAFSALQLGDYFMAQQAWQKALRAYAHVPLYTELVSRQKSQLTQLQTVLASAESELRANANPMWRAHYHQLQAQMQARLSQLEQGEDYTPVFLLKRGRCHLFASHFTEAWVIFRSLALAELDVEIREQAWYHWILASHGFERWREARQLCEAFANHFPDSALLPKALYLLARTYQEAGEAEPAIKVLSDLIERFPEHRDRSDWWVTRGNLRLQVHQLEHALSDLDYAIALPDMRTSLRVRAAYWRILVLGAMNAFDRARASLLELLATYPDHWMAPEFQYRLGRVEYSSQRLPEAKQVLTEFLNDYPDHASSVEARVLLGDIAMADGELELAVQRFQSILPEHGHWYRYAKLQIGKVLRAMEDYAAMELHFRSWLNEEGTDISDSAGEILYWLGWALQQQQRAPETLQLYLDALDRWANDPAAGGITEILNALPALYELLRSEALPEPVQAVDGDWGEFCEAESFGHWIEAQKIRATEAGRLTEAARLQGFQALQLRWTQQQDLARRTLQEISLKVPMDALDDLLLGEIGFSLIQDGFEAGEPYLRELLQRYPRSASRALAFLGMGRRAVDEQRWQDANHWLIQFQRQTPQHERRFEAQLLHARILQQLGQRDQCKAVLEEILRSRDAGGHTQVLALQALAEWHVSGAETAKAIAYYQRIYTLHRAERELVAEAYARSAQLFEERGDLHAALRTWQELLSQEDLVEFPQHREAAAQVNRLQDYVSISSGTESLEEDDSEWTRSGLEVSR comes from the coding sequence ATGGCGATTCAATCGCGCGCGACCGTGATGCGCATCACGATTCTGCTGGGCTGCAGTTTGGCAGGCCAGGCAAGTGCAACCACATTTAATCAGCGCTTTGCAGTCGCTCGGGAGTCCTTTTTGCAACAGCACCATCAGCAAGCAGTCGAGCAGTTTCAGGCACTGGAGGTGGAATTTGCGAGAGAACCCGAGTTTCGGGATTCCCGCTTTCAACAGGTGATGCTGCCCATGTACGGAGTCAGTGCACTGTTTTCCGGTCAGCCTGAAATGGCAGTGCAGGTATTGAATCGTTACCTGGATTGCTGTTATGAGGCACAACCTCAGGAGGCTCTGATTCTGATCGCACTCATTCAGGCGACCCGGCAAGCGCGAGAGGAAGGAGATCTTGATGCGCTTTACCGTCGTTTTCTCGATGATTTTCCGCAGCATCCCGAACGCTCTCTGATGCGCTTTGAGCGCATGATCACATTGTTGTCACAGGAGAGGGAAGCAGAGGCTCTGGAAGAGTTGAGGCAAATTGAATCCGAACCTGGAAGCGCCGACCTGAAAGCCAGGGCGCGGGTGGCGGCATTGCAGCACCATTTGAATCGCGCTCAATGGGAGCAAGGGGCAACACTTCTCTTTGAAAGGCAATGGAAAATGGATGATTTGCCCGAGCAGGCAGTCCTGGCGTTCAGTGCACTTCAGCTAGGGGATTATTTCATGGCGCAGCAGGCGTGGCAGAAAGCTCTGAGGGCATACGCGCATGTGCCGTTGTATACGGAATTGGTGTCCCGACAGAAATCGCAGCTCACACAACTACAGACGGTGCTGGCTTCCGCTGAATCGGAGCTTCGCGCCAATGCGAATCCGATGTGGCGTGCACACTACCACCAGTTGCAGGCACAAATGCAAGCGCGCTTGTCTCAGTTGGAACAGGGCGAAGACTACACGCCGGTGTTTCTGCTGAAACGTGGTCGATGCCACTTGTTTGCGTCCCATTTTACAGAAGCTTGGGTGATCTTCCGGAGTCTGGCGCTTGCGGAACTTGATGTCGAAATTCGGGAGCAGGCGTGGTACCACTGGATTTTGGCGAGCCATGGTTTTGAACGGTGGCGGGAAGCGCGTCAGCTTTGCGAAGCGTTTGCCAACCATTTTCCGGATTCTGCGCTGCTGCCCAAGGCGTTGTATCTGCTGGCTCGCACCTACCAGGAGGCAGGAGAAGCAGAGCCTGCGATCAAGGTGCTTTCGGACTTGATTGAGCGCTTTCCCGAGCACAGAGACCGATCCGACTGGTGGGTCACACGGGGAAACCTTCGGCTGCAGGTTCATCAACTCGAGCATGCTTTGAGCGATCTCGACTATGCGATTGCACTGCCTGACATGAGAACCTCCCTGCGCGTCCGTGCAGCATATTGGAGGATATTGGTTCTGGGTGCGATGAATGCATTTGATCGTGCCAGGGCATCGCTGCTGGAACTGTTGGCAACCTATCCAGATCATTGGATGGCACCTGAATTCCAGTACCGTCTTGGTCGCGTGGAATACTCCAGTCAGCGTCTGCCTGAAGCGAAGCAGGTGCTGACGGAGTTTCTGAATGATTATCCCGACCATGCTTCCAGCGTGGAGGCTCGTGTGTTGTTGGGTGATATTGCCATGGCCGATGGCGAACTTGAACTCGCCGTGCAGCGGTTCCAGTCCATCCTTCCAGAACATGGGCATTGGTATCGATATGCGAAGCTCCAGATCGGAAAGGTATTGCGGGCCATGGAAGACTATGCCGCCATGGAATTACACTTTCGAAGCTGGCTGAATGAAGAAGGCACTGACATATCGGACAGCGCGGGCGAAATCCTCTATTGGCTGGGCTGGGCATTGCAGCAACAGCAGCGCGCACCCGAAACGCTGCAGCTCTACCTTGATGCACTTGATCGCTGGGCGAATGATCCAGCTGCCGGAGGGATTACGGAGATCCTGAATGCACTTCCGGCGTTGTACGAGTTGCTGCGCTCGGAGGCTCTTCCAGAACCTGTACAGGCAGTCGATGGGGATTGGGGCGAATTTTGCGAGGCCGAATCCTTTGGGCACTGGATTGAAGCTCAAAAAATCCGCGCTACAGAGGCGGGCCGTCTGACCGAAGCTGCGCGGCTTCAAGGGTTTCAAGCACTGCAATTGCGATGGACGCAGCAGCAGGATCTCGCACGCCGTACCTTACAGGAGATCAGTCTGAAGGTGCCGATGGATGCATTGGACGATCTGTTACTCGGGGAAATTGGGTTTTCCCTGATTCAGGACGGATTTGAAGCGGGTGAACCTTACTTGAGGGAACTGCTGCAGCGCTATCCGCGCTCGGCATCCCGGGCACTGGCGTTTCTCGGAATGGGAAGACGCGCTGTCGATGAACAAAGATGGCAGGATGCGAATCATTGGCTCATCCAGTTTCAGCGGCAGACACCCCAGCATGAACGACGATTTGAAGCACAGCTGCTGCATGCGCGGATCTTGCAGCAACTGGGGCAGCGGGACCAGTGCAAAGCAGTTCTGGAAGAGATTTTGCGAAGCAGGGATGCGGGTGGACACACGCAGGTATTGGCGCTGCAAGCACTGGCAGAATGGCACGTTTCTGGAGCTGAAACTGCGAAGGCGATTGCCTACTATCAACGCATTTACACCCTGCATCGCGCCGAACGGGAGTTGGTTGCCGAGGCCTATGCGCGCAGCGCGCAATTGTTTGAAGAACGTGGAGACCTGCATGCTGCCCTCCGCACCTGGCAAGAGCTTCTGTCTCAGGAGGATTTGGTTGAATTCCCGCAACATCGTGAAGCTGCCGCACAGGTGAATCGATTGCAGGACTACGTTTCGATTTCGAGCGGGACAGAGTCTTTGGAGGAGGATGATTCAGAATGGACCCGATCCGGATTGGAGGTTTCCCGATGA
- a CDS encoding polysaccharide biosynthesis tyrosine autokinase: MDEDFLRDTEDPQSRGNADLGDTIRKVTYRLKGLLLSYWWILLLTTSMGFAFKALQVRNMKDSYESHAQLMIQGQIEISEGDRMREVATNFHDNQLHLMLRPWVKSRAIERVRALHPQVEPGWVQLYASRKGTTDVFLLTAVGEKPEYTQRFLDQAIEAYLESRRQSRLETSDDVMLSIDEELRELEVEISQTRRDIREFQESNNTAAIRELAQDATSQLTAVTGRMEEFRTELRILESFDENASLDQIQGVIDLGTLESTQNYRDTKRQYQNLVAMKETLGIYLKPKHPRMIDIHDDLEMIGNRLEVIRRQAFSQLDEEKASIRTRISTLEPQVERWRGEVLEYSNKINQYDNLTQRLERLEGTQESLIRRKQALGIGRTVDTELISRLVEATPATLRKVNKQAEVMKGSGIGFVLGCAIIALIAILNNKITSADDIRNQFDGKVIGLIPRAKGRITLIKKDSNHVFAEAFRSLRSSILMHGQDSEKEVKVLLTTSCAPAEGKSTVSSNLATMLAYSGAKTLLVDCDLRRGHLHDKFGITREPGLAELLENSFLDIGEITLTGDKAFQNLSVITAGRANENPGDLFLSPRMDEILQQCREQYDYIVLDTAPILAVDDTIGLLKKADTLIFVTKAAQTTFRQLKMALERIGVTQRKVWGFVINYVSPSGADYYYYSRYKSYRYHEDDKARSKSAESPKGKRKISLT, translated from the coding sequence ATGGACGAGGATTTCCTGAGAGATACCGAAGATCCCCAGAGTCGCGGCAACGCGGACTTGGGCGACACCATTCGGAAGGTCACTTACCGATTGAAGGGCCTGCTGTTGTCGTATTGGTGGATCCTGCTGTTGACCACTTCGATGGGGTTTGCATTCAAGGCATTGCAGGTTCGCAACATGAAAGATTCTTATGAATCACATGCTCAGCTGATGATTCAGGGGCAGATTGAAATTTCGGAAGGGGATCGCATGCGGGAAGTTGCGACCAATTTTCATGACAACCAACTGCACTTGATGCTGCGTCCCTGGGTAAAATCCCGAGCTATCGAACGGGTTCGGGCATTGCACCCGCAGGTAGAGCCGGGCTGGGTACAGCTTTATGCATCCCGCAAGGGAACGACCGATGTTTTCCTGCTCACTGCGGTCGGTGAGAAGCCTGAATACACCCAACGCTTTCTCGATCAGGCTATTGAGGCCTATCTGGAATCCCGTCGCCAGTCCCGGCTTGAAACCTCGGACGATGTGATGTTGTCCATTGATGAAGAGCTTCGCGAACTGGAGGTGGAAATCAGCCAGACGCGTAGAGACATCCGCGAATTTCAGGAGAGCAACAATACCGCTGCGATTCGTGAACTCGCACAGGATGCGACATCTCAATTGACGGCTGTGACCGGGCGCATGGAGGAGTTTCGGACCGAGTTGCGCATTTTGGAATCTTTTGATGAAAATGCCTCACTGGATCAGATTCAGGGTGTGATCGACCTTGGGACGCTGGAGAGTACCCAGAACTACCGCGATACCAAGCGACAGTATCAGAATCTGGTTGCGATGAAGGAGACGTTGGGCATCTACCTCAAGCCCAAACACCCGCGCATGATCGATATTCATGATGACCTCGAGATGATCGGAAATCGACTGGAAGTCATTCGGAGACAGGCATTTTCGCAACTGGATGAGGAAAAGGCCTCTATCCGTACACGAATTTCCACACTCGAACCCCAGGTTGAACGGTGGCGCGGTGAGGTGCTCGAATACAGCAACAAGATCAACCAATACGACAACCTCACCCAGCGTTTGGAGCGCCTCGAAGGCACTCAGGAAAGCCTGATCCGACGCAAGCAGGCGCTCGGCATTGGACGAACTGTGGACACCGAACTGATTTCACGCCTGGTCGAAGCAACACCAGCAACTCTGCGAAAGGTCAACAAGCAGGCAGAGGTGATGAAGGGTTCGGGGATTGGGTTTGTGCTGGGATGTGCAATCATTGCGCTCATCGCAATCCTCAACAACAAGATCACTTCTGCGGATGACATTCGCAACCAGTTTGATGGTAAGGTGATCGGACTGATCCCACGTGCCAAAGGGCGCATTACACTGATCAAGAAGGATTCGAATCATGTGTTTGCAGAAGCGTTTCGCTCCCTGCGATCTTCGATACTCATGCACGGGCAGGACTCGGAGAAGGAGGTCAAGGTATTGCTGACAACCAGTTGCGCTCCTGCCGAGGGGAAATCCACGGTATCCAGCAATTTGGCAACGATGCTCGCGTATTCGGGTGCCAAGACCTTGTTGGTGGATTGCGACCTTCGGCGCGGTCATTTGCACGACAAGTTTGGGATCACCCGGGAACCCGGTCTTGCCGAGTTACTGGAAAACAGTTTTTTGGATATCGGGGAAATCACGCTGACGGGAGACAAGGCGTTTCAGAACCTCAGCGTCATCACAGCAGGTCGTGCAAACGAGAACCCGGGAGATCTGTTTCTCTCGCCCCGGATGGATGAAATTCTCCAGCAATGTCGTGAGCAATACGATTACATTGTTCTCGATACGGCTCCCATACTTGCGGTGGACGATACCATCGGTCTACTGAAGAAGGCGGATACCCTCATCTTTGTGACCAAGGCGGCGCAAACGACATTTCGACAACTGAAGATGGCGTTGGAACGCATTGGAGTGACCCAGCGGAAAGTGTGGGGATTTGTCATCAACTATGTCAGTCCGTCCGGTGCTGATTATTACTACTACAGCCGCTACAAGAGTTATCGTTACCACGAGGATGATAAAGCGCGATCCAAGTCAGCCGAGTCCCCAAAGGGTAAGCGAAAGATTTCGTTGACTTAA
- a CDS encoding MotA/TolQ/ExbB proton channel family protein codes for MKFRIHALKKLFGILMFSALPLCNAVAQGDEEPTVEGSLSLWGMIQQGGWAMYPLGMCSLGMLFLMFYAWKETARHKFIPTEVRESGMELLGQFRISEAMELLGRNDTVLSRVMVKSLQRIRADVPEMNRGKAEATLVEHLEAEENAVAQWVNYLNVVGAVAPMIGLLGTVSGMISAFQTIGQGGMGRPELLAGDIGEALITTAAGLVVGIPSMISYFVLRNRLSGVVVETSQLAGDLLDEIPVNVIFEDE; via the coding sequence ATGAAATTCAGAATCCATGCTCTCAAGAAACTCTTTGGAATCCTCATGTTCAGCGCACTGCCCCTATGCAACGCAGTAGCTCAGGGGGATGAAGAACCCACCGTTGAGGGAAGCCTCAGCCTGTGGGGAATGATTCAACAGGGAGGGTGGGCCATGTATCCCCTTGGAATGTGTTCTCTGGGAATGCTGTTTCTGATGTTTTATGCGTGGAAGGAAACAGCGCGTCACAAATTCATTCCCACCGAGGTGCGGGAGTCAGGTATGGAACTGTTGGGACAATTTCGCATTTCGGAGGCGATGGAACTGTTGGGCAGAAACGATACGGTTTTGTCCAGAGTGATGGTGAAGTCCCTGCAACGCATTCGGGCGGATGTGCCCGAAATGAACAGAGGCAAGGCAGAGGCAACACTTGTGGAACATCTTGAAGCGGAGGAGAATGCTGTCGCACAATGGGTGAATTACCTCAATGTGGTCGGAGCGGTTGCACCGATGATCGGGCTGCTGGGCACGGTCAGCGGCATGATCAGTGCCTTTCAGACCATTGGGCAGGGCGGCATGGGTCGGCCCGAGCTATTGGCAGGAGACATCGGAGAGGCGCTCATCACAACGGCAGCCGGATTGGTCGTCGGAATTCCTTCCATGATTTCCTATTTTGTCCTGCGGAACCGCCTCAGTGGTGTAGTGGTGGAAACCAGTCAGCTTGCAGGTGATCTGTTGGATGAGATACCCGTGAACGTCATCTTTGAGGATGAGTGA
- a CDS encoding exosortase/archaeosortase family protein, which translates to MHPQILLPLVFLLAIWFPVLEILELEWRLNEQYQYGYFVPFFTLYLLYLRWDDRPAAAPSSGRSCMPVLLLGTLLFVPLKLVHTANPDWRLIYWIATLLATSLTLLWIHQIGGRRWVRHFAPALAMILFAVPWITGVENQITSTLMEFVSAFTVEVLNLAGIFAVRSGNVIVLQGAVVGVEEACSGVRSFQSALMAGYLFGELLRFRMPTRLLLITLGAGVNFLLNLGRTLILTLISLNLGPELFEAWHDRVGNAVALGGFLTVALLAWLLRRIFKPQSPESEQQKSADASESSALQVLPASLYIALVGGVILAFAFNAFWYRQVQDSSRGFDYHSIQWESVSNPIESREMDPVAVAQLKFSEGTHRNWTDSSGIRWTAFYFHWDQGRISSHAGIHRPENCLPSAGISLAATHESMVWQSPEGYTIPFQTMTFKGMGTTTYVFFAVWDENGAEPWISTTWGERLSDVWKRRVVTGRHSLQFLAENATSLEQARRECLSTLDRMYGRSGQPTAN; encoded by the coding sequence ATGCACCCCCAAATCCTGCTTCCATTGGTGTTTTTGCTGGCAATTTGGTTTCCCGTGCTGGAAATCCTCGAACTCGAATGGCGGTTGAATGAGCAGTACCAATACGGGTATTTTGTTCCCTTTTTCACGCTCTACCTGCTCTACCTCCGCTGGGATGACCGTCCAGCTGCCGCTCCATCATCCGGCAGGAGTTGCATGCCAGTGTTGTTGTTGGGCACGCTGCTTTTTGTTCCGCTCAAGCTTGTCCACACCGCAAACCCCGACTGGCGTCTCATTTACTGGATCGCGACACTGCTGGCCACCAGTCTGACTCTGCTGTGGATTCATCAGATCGGTGGTCGTCGGTGGGTGCGCCATTTTGCACCGGCCCTTGCGATGATCCTGTTTGCGGTTCCGTGGATCACAGGTGTCGAGAACCAAATCACCAGCACTCTCATGGAGTTTGTCTCTGCATTCACGGTAGAGGTTCTCAATCTTGCAGGGATCTTTGCCGTTCGCAGCGGAAATGTGATCGTACTGCAGGGTGCGGTGGTCGGTGTTGAAGAAGCATGCAGTGGGGTACGGTCTTTCCAGTCCGCACTCATGGCAGGCTATTTGTTTGGGGAGTTGCTACGCTTCCGAATGCCAACGCGCTTGCTGTTGATCACCTTGGGGGCAGGTGTCAATTTTCTGCTCAACCTTGGCCGCACACTGATCCTCACCCTGATCAGCCTCAACCTCGGACCCGAGCTGTTTGAAGCTTGGCATGACAGAGTCGGCAATGCAGTAGCCCTAGGTGGATTCCTCACCGTTGCACTGCTGGCCTGGCTGCTGCGTCGTATTTTCAAACCCCAGTCTCCCGAGAGCGAACAGCAAAAATCCGCCGATGCCAGTGAAAGCAGTGCACTGCAAGTGCTTCCTGCCAGCCTGTACATCGCACTGGTCGGAGGGGTCATACTGGCATTTGCATTCAACGCATTTTGGTACCGGCAGGTCCAAGATTCGAGTCGTGGGTTTGACTACCACTCCATTCAGTGGGAATCCGTTTCAAATCCGATAGAAAGCCGAGAAATGGATCCCGTCGCGGTCGCACAGCTCAAGTTTTCCGAGGGAACCCATCGCAATTGGACAGACTCCTCGGGCATTCGCTGGACGGCGTTTTATTTCCACTGGGATCAGGGACGAATCTCCTCACATGCGGGCATACACCGCCCTGAAAACTGCCTGCCCTCAGCAGGCATCTCACTTGCGGCGACTCATGAGAGCATGGTTTGGCAGAGTCCTGAAGGGTACACCATTCCCTTCCAAACCATGACCTTCAAGGGAATGGGAACCACCACTTATGTCTTTTTTGCGGTCTGGGATGAAAATGGAGCCGAACCCTGGATCTCCACGACGTGGGGAGAACGGCTCTCAGACGTGTGGAAGCGCAGGGTGGTCACAGGTCGGCACTCCTTGCAGTTTCTCGCCGAAAACGCGACTTCACTTGAGCAGGCGCGAAGGGAATGTTTATCCACGCTGGATCGCATGTATGGCCGATCAGGTCAGCCTACAGCAAATTGA
- a CDS encoding O-antigen ligase family protein, translating to MAPYSQKNWSVYAWIASILLVIVSGGGTHEYGQLFLLVLTGFWLIVTPVERLPGFALVGSLAALLLWMLVSAWMPMPFPNAVDWVATENPSFAKASGISAQPWLSTEKAAFFAVGLCWFFMLIQRPMSHYRRVGVLKWVTWAITLLAVVTILGSVLGFQHPFSWGTHRFSFFPNHNQSGAVFAMGGMLALGLVIRSMKRREWEMFLFLIPIAAISVALIMGMSRSAVMTMAAGCGIYLLLTLERRNSKFYLKLGLPVLLVFVATFMLYGGKLLDEFVSVLRSGGVGSEIRVHIWLDAARMAATFPVFGVGLGNFRYFFPFFMEHTFTSQAIHHPESDLLWVCTELGLVGFILVLIAIVLMIRRLDPVDIYRSKGIRLIGFVAISMFLFASLIEVSGHRLGTVLLALLIYALIQPGDASLHALPGVKHLSRAIGVLWLILAGVWGFSLYQNRPFVSSEIFRYVQHDPNVLFDADPPEVWSQRLDQWIERYPMVPALHNAKAVTALAVGDVERAIEGFDRSHQLNPVWWRPYMNHGLYLQDFDFDTSLRYFMGGMQVARSSGIEAFEFVAPRVRPERFPELRDLTYGSRNLQFLYFARLRNMPIEYSRELGLELAINPELDGFSSEQKQSLLWRFCEINGPEMLRRLMDRYPVLGKENWTVRAQLKAGEGDFREASRLALMNYPEPDMIDLTKARTLAAIRTEYLQDSNDPLKVIALVQKHKIDGNYAEALISLEVARQKGFKLPYLRYQTALVLFHLEKYEEAWTHFERMIWEQLRWSLE from the coding sequence GTGGCTCCCTACTCTCAGAAAAACTGGTCGGTTTACGCTTGGATTGCCAGCATCCTGCTGGTGATCGTTTCCGGAGGCGGAACCCATGAATATGGTCAGCTGTTTCTGTTGGTACTGACGGGATTCTGGTTGATTGTTACGCCAGTCGAGCGCTTGCCCGGATTCGCACTCGTAGGGAGTCTCGCAGCACTGCTTCTCTGGATGCTGGTGTCAGCGTGGATGCCGATGCCTTTTCCCAATGCAGTGGATTGGGTCGCAACCGAAAATCCGTCCTTCGCCAAGGCATCCGGAATATCGGCACAACCCTGGCTTTCCACGGAAAAAGCAGCGTTTTTTGCAGTGGGACTGTGCTGGTTTTTCATGCTCATCCAGCGACCCATGAGTCACTACCGGCGGGTGGGAGTGCTGAAGTGGGTCACTTGGGCGATTACCCTGCTTGCTGTTGTGACGATCCTCGGCTCGGTCCTGGGTTTTCAACACCCGTTCTCATGGGGAACCCACCGCTTTAGTTTTTTTCCAAATCACAACCAGAGCGGAGCAGTTTTTGCAATGGGGGGAATGCTGGCGTTGGGGTTGGTCATTCGATCCATGAAGCGGAGGGAGTGGGAAATGTTTCTCTTCCTCATTCCGATTGCAGCGATATCGGTGGCACTGATCATGGGAATGTCGAGAAGTGCTGTGATGACAATGGCTGCAGGGTGTGGCATTTATCTGCTGCTGACGCTCGAGCGTCGGAACTCGAAGTTTTATCTCAAGCTGGGACTTCCTGTGCTTCTGGTTTTTGTCGCAACCTTCATGTTGTATGGAGGCAAACTTCTGGATGAGTTTGTATCGGTCCTGCGCTCGGGTGGTGTGGGTAGCGAGATTCGGGTTCATATCTGGCTGGATGCAGCGCGAATGGCGGCTACCTTCCCGGTTTTTGGTGTAGGGTTGGGGAATTTTCGGTATTTCTTTCCCTTCTTCATGGAACACACCTTCACGTCTCAGGCAATTCATCATCCAGAGAGTGATTTGCTGTGGGTTTGCACGGAATTGGGCCTGGTGGGGTTCATCCTGGTTCTGATTGCAATTGTGTTGATGATTCGTCGATTGGACCCCGTAGATATTTATCGTAGCAAAGGCATACGCCTCATCGGATTTGTTGCGATCAGCATGTTTTTGTTTGCGAGTCTGATTGAAGTGTCAGGACACCGCCTTGGAACCGTATTGCTCGCTTTACTGATATACGCGCTCATCCAGCCAGGTGATGCTTCCCTGCATGCTCTGCCGGGGGTGAAACACCTTTCGCGTGCGATTGGAGTTTTATGGCTTATTCTCGCAGGGGTCTGGGGGTTTAGCCTCTATCAGAATCGACCGTTTGTATCCTCAGAGATTTTTCGGTATGTGCAGCATGACCCCAATGTTCTATTCGACGCCGATCCTCCTGAAGTTTGGAGCCAGCGCCTGGATCAGTGGATCGAGCGCTATCCGATGGTACCGGCCCTCCACAACGCCAAGGCGGTTACCGCTCTGGCAGTTGGAGATGTGGAACGTGCGATTGAAGGGTTTGACCGCAGCCACCAGCTCAATCCGGTTTGGTGGCGTCCCTATATGAATCATGGACTGTATTTGCAGGATTTTGATTTTGACACTTCTCTCAGGTATTTCATGGGAGGCATGCAGGTGGCGAGAAGCTCTGGAATTGAGGCATTTGAATTTGTTGCTCCGCGTGTGCGCCCAGAGCGGTTTCCGGAGCTGCGCGACCTGACCTATGGCAGCAGGAATCTTCAGTTTCTATACTTTGCAAGACTGCGAAACATGCCGATCGAATACTCCCGGGAATTGGGGCTTGAGCTTGCGATCAACCCCGAACTCGACGGCTTTAGTTCGGAACAGAAGCAGTCATTACTCTGGCGTTTTTGCGAAATTAACGGCCCCGAGATGCTTCGTCGGCTGATGGATCGATATCCCGTGCTGGGAAAGGAGAACTGGACAGTTCGCGCGCAGCTCAAAGCGGGCGAGGGCGATTTTCGGGAAGCCAGCCGCCTTGCCTTGATGAACTACCCTGAACCGGACATGATTGATCTCACAAAGGCGCGCACGCTTGCCGCAATCCGTACGGAATATTTGCAGGACTCAAACGACCCCCTGAAAGTCATCGCACTGGTCCAGAAACATAAGATCGATGGAAACTATGCTGAGGCATTGATCTCCCTGGAAGTTGCCCGACAGAAGGGATTCAAACTTCCATATCTGCGCTACCAGACCGCACTGGTTTTGTTTCACCTGGAGAAATATGAAGAGGCGTGGACCCACTTTGAGCGCATGATTTGGGAGCAACTGCGGTGGAGTCTTGAGTGA